TATGGTTTACTTTTTACCAAACATTAATTGAATATAATCATCTCCATCTAATATActgaataaatatatatacatacataatgTGATATAGAGTTTAGGAGTTAGACTGACCGACAACTGCCGATTCACATACGCACGTAAATGCATATAAATATATTCCTATTTTACACGAGTCTAGCGCCTTATGTGTTTATGTCATTATattatctctatatataaaaataagggGAATGTTAATCCTTTATCTTTGTATTTGCAAGATGAAAGTCGAATCTTGAGAAAATGGTATGAACTTTTACtctaatagaaaacaaaaaaaaaatcacgaaATTCGCAGATGCAAAGTGCAAACTCTACCATTTCAAATACCTTCCAAATGTAAAGATAGCATTCACACCTATATAAcagataatttggataaatacAACTACACATTTGAATATGCGACCAATTGTGAATATATCGGACTCTCGTATGTAGTTCATCAGTACTATCCAGTCATCGAACGTATAACATCGGATTATTTTGAAAGAATTTCATGTTAGTATTCTTACCTTATCCCAAGTATTCCATTGAACTATAAGTATATATAGTAAACCATTAAGGAATTAGTTAATTTCTTTGGAAGAATTAGACTGTTTGTTGAAAATCATTGAAAACCATAATTAGATTGACCAGCCAGAGTGATTCTTGGTCATACGTTAATGATGGCGATTTTGACTTTATGGTTTAGTAACTTTTAAGagatttaaaagaaaagttgagagttgttgaagaaaaaacaagaataaataATTGGAAGTTAAAAAAGGACAGTGACGGCTGACATAGTAATTACCGTTTAATGCTGCATCGAAATCAGATTGATTTTCGTTAGAATTCAGCATCAGAGACTCATGATTAGGGTTGCACATACAACTACATAGCAACGAATACGACATAATGATTAAGGATGATACTTAATGACAAGGGTAAGATAAATTAAAACGTGAAAACGATGACCCATCAAACGGTCACGAAAACACTCAATCAAATTgatttctttttagtttaaccaatattttttcctttttgtttaaaaatgtttgaCCAAATTGTTATGGGCTCAATGCTTTAATCACCATGGCAATGGCCAATGGTCCTAGAAGAACTTGATTAATGTGTTCTTACccaacatcatgaatacaactTTCAGTATTTATAATTTCTCTTAAACTTATTGCAAGttgctttcaaaaaaaaaaatcaacaataaaAAGCTTCATTATTAAGTTTATGAATGGTAACATGTGATGGACATTAATTGGTTTCAAAATAGAACGTTGTCATCAATTACTAAAAAATGTAGGGTCTGACGACTGATAATTCATTGAATAGTCGTATAGTTatacaattaatttaaatttcacaATCTTATGTAGAATAACGAATACTCGACGATTTTACCTTTTCGCAAATTTCATGACCGAAATAAGATTTAATGATATCATTctacaaaaaaagtttcattcatgattttgccacatgttatTACGTACTTAACAAAATTGAAGGAGCAATATCTGCCGCTTATTGTTACATAAACTAGTTTTGACTTCTTAAAATCTATCACTTTATAGCGACAAGTTTCCCTTCACTATTTTGTAACATGAATACATGATTAACCGATtaagtttcagaaaaaaaaggtTGATGGCGTTAAAGAAAACATACTATATTCCTTGTAcgcattttttttgtcacgataTTCATTGTACGCATATACTGCTATATATCTTGTTTTTTTAGAAGTTACAAAGTTTTATCCGAGAGCGAAGTTTCCATGCATACAGAGTAAGAGGATGTCCCCACACGCGTGGGACGCGGATATCCTCAAAAAAAATTGACAGGAGTGTCATGCTTTTAGGCTACTTTCAATAATTGAAGTCATGCATATATACCCACATTATTGTTATTATAATTACgatgtaaaatattttgtgGCATCTCATTCTTTTTCCTAAATTATGTTTCTCCTCTCTGCCctactaaattaattatacaGATTTTATTTTCCATTTATTTGATCTTATCTATGGTACATGTTTTGAGGAGTTgtgtatataactatatatacaaTTTGACGCCCAATGCTATCTTTTTCTGTTAGTTTCCTATGCTACATGTTTTTGAGGAGTATTAAATAGTTCTgagaaaaaactttttttttctgagcaAAACTTAACCGCTTGTATATTCACCTAATTAACCCAATGTTTTATACAACGAACAAGTCAGTTTGATGATATACTATAAACCCTTCCATGCAACTTTAAAACAATTTAGGATTCGTAACATATTTCTTATACggaattatactattttatatgtGTTTGCCCATGCAAAGCGTTCCTTAAAActagtatataattaatatatacacaACACCCCTTTCTTTTTGCAATATAATAGAATTTTGTAAGCAACCTAACTTGACCAACCCACATTGAGTCCAATCGTGATTTAAAAACCTATAgatgttttattttctgttaacgTGTATTTTACcaaatttgaattatatatGGACATAGAACTACAAtactaatataaattaatatgatCATGTGGTTAAACCACATTCAATTTACCAAACCAACGAATAAGCGAGAAGCAAGTGAGAAATGGAGTTGAAGAGGGAGATATTCACGTGACAATGCGCCTGAGGAAGTAATTGGTGGATGGAGTTTCGAGCGATTGTGTGATGAATTGATGAACCGGTGGCGGTAGGGTCTGATTTGTCTTTGCTTGTGATTTGTACGGAGAGATACCTCTTCTCTTTGGTGAGCTACAACCTTATCATCACACGGCACATTCTTATGTAGCTCTATTAGAACCGCCGGTTACTAATCGGGTTCGACACTTGAGCTGTTTCAGCGTTTTaagatttttaccaaaaaaatacaaaggGCCAAAAATAGCTCCTGGGCAAGTATTTCTCAGGCCCATACTGCCCACGAATAAACTTAGTTGATCTATCATCAACCCACCCAAAACATCTATTTCATAGGACGAAAAAAAGATTGAACATTCGTATTTAGCAGAGCTCATCGTGGAACAAGACTGCTTGATTATTTATGATCTGTCTCCCCTAAACTTCGAATGTAAATTTAATATGTCGGTGATATCATCACACAAGAACTGTCATGATTgttgataatttatttacatGTTAAGCGGTTTTTTTTGTCGTTATAGATGGGTGATTCGTAAATAATTCTCCAACGATAAATTCTTTCTTGGACACAGTAAGATAAAGTCGGTCGAGAAAACTCTTATAAGTTCTACATTCTCTGTTATaatcaaatgattaaaaaacAGTCCATGTGAATTTAAGCTAAAGAGAAGTAATTAAACATATCCGAAATATAAGTTTTTTGTAGTAATCAAACATCcgaaatataagtttttttttgtagtaatCAAACACATCcgaaatataagttttttttgggGTACTAAACAGAACAAGCAAACAAGCCgaaattcataaaataaaatactaaaccaGAATTCCTCTCACATCTGATGTGCCCACCCAGTGATCGTTGAGAGAGTGGCTGACCTGAAACGGTAACGCAAACGGGTCCAGGCACTACCTTTGGGTTTTGGATAGGGCAAGGCTTTGACCACCAGTGTGGAGCCTCCTAGGTCGGTTCCAGACAGCTGAACCGCTCGGTTGTTGGAGCCTAGTCCGTAGAAGTAGACCAGGGCACGGCtgcaaagaaaaagataaaagaaaggAAACTAAGCGAATTGGGGTTTGTAACAAACTAGAGAAAAGTTCTAACTTCTAACCTGTTGAGAACGAAAACGTCGGTAATCTCGCCACATGTGGAGAAATGGTTAGTCAAAGCATTCTTCAAATCATCTTTAGTAAGTGAAGTGTCATATCCAGTAACGGATATGCCTTCGCTACTGCAAGAGTAAAAAAAATGCATTGTATTATATTGTTTACACAACTTACATAAGCCGAAAATGTCAACagcataaataataacttaccGCTTTCTTCGATTATGTGCCACGCTCCTAGCAGCGAGTACATCAGTACTCAACCCAGTGCTGAGTTCACTGAGTTCTGGAGGCAAACTCGTAACGACAATCTTACTTCCTCCAATGTCACTTCCATTGAGTTGCAAGGCTTTGTCTCCTGCGCCTTCTCCACGAAGGATAACAATGCACGACCTCTGGAGTGCATTTGTCACTGGATCTCTGCGAATCTGGATGTTGTGGACTTCTCCACATGTCTTGAAAAGACTCTCCAAAGCCCGGTAGAGATCAATAGGTTTAAGGGAAGTACTGTACCCTTCAACACCGATCCTTATCCTAATTGTTCAATAGAATCAATTAGCAAACACATTTGAAAGCGAAggtatttatcttttattactTCACGTCTTTACATCAGaatcataatataaatatacacaTACATTAGCTAGACCAAATAATATAGCTATTCAATCTAAACCAAATAATAGAATATTTATTGGTATCTATCAACATTACACAAAATCTCCAAaaagcaaaggaaaaaaaaaacagaaatctATTTACCTGCTTTTGTAGTAATCATAGTGCGACTTCATAACGTCGACATACTTATCACCGTACAAAGTCCTCTTCcctatatttataagaaaatgtaaTTAGAatcctttaaaaataatatatatatatatatatatgtatattaatttaaaaaccgaAAAAGATTGGGGACCAGAACAGTACAATCGCCGACAAAAACAAACAGGAACAAAAGTGTTAGGAGAAGACTTGGTAAGAAAGATAGAGAAGAAACATGCACTGAGTTTGGGAAGAGATAAACAGCGGTCTTTGAAGCTCGAACAATAATCAAAAGCAAAGAAAAGACCGCCGGAAGCAAAAGATAGTtttgagagaaaagaaaaacggaGTGAGTGACGACGCGTTAGATGCGCGGAGAAGAAAAACTCACCGTGTACGGAGCAGAAACCCGAGAAGAAGATTCGGATCTCTCCATCGAGGCGTTGAGAAAAGCGATCATACGAGAAGAAGGTTCGGATCTCTCCATGGACTTTGATAAGATCGATACTTTTGTCTTTAGGGATTTTAGgaaaaaatatcttattttctGGCTCAGACTTTCAGGAACTTTAtacttggttttttttttttggttcaaattatacttagtgatttaaagattattattaattattaatataaatatatagctaagcaaaataaaaagaacataaaaggcaccgtcttttttttttggtacgttGGATAAAAGATAGTGGATGGTATTTGtggtaaaaactttaaaaagtaCTGTAGAGAAAAATGAAGTTTTTCGGAAAGAGAAATGTAAAAcgcaaatagattttttttgtaggttGAAGAAAAACGATAGTGGAGAGCTTTTCAGGTAAAATAGTGGTTAGAGAAATTAAAGTCTTGGTATTTGTGGTAAAACTCAAAAAAGAGTTGGGTAcagaaaaatgaattttttttcggaaaaagaaatgtaaaaaaagcaaatatatttattcattcattaacaaattttttgtaggttgaagaaaaaaagatagTGGCGAGCTTTTCTGATAAAATAGTGGTCAGAGTCTTTTGAAAAACGCTTATCATGCGATGCCAATGTAACAGGAAACGCCTCGTGCTGGGACCCAAAAATATCAATATTCTGAACAACCGTTTATTGAGCAACTcgattataatttttatgtgaTTAATTTACTTTAATAGAATGGAAGTCAAACTGTTCTTTAACAAATTTgttaatgaataataaaatgaactttattatttttttgatgtattctatttttactatttcatttattttttattcaatgaCTTTTATTAGTTCACAAATCACAGcctctacatatatatatgttttaaagttacataatatttagttttaagtaTGTTTACATATACACCGAAATAAATTCATATCAAGTGTTTTTTCGTGTACAtagagaaatagaaaaaaaaattaccgtATACGGAGTAAAAATCCGAAAAGATTCAGACCTTCCATGGAGAAGAACAATACTTTTGTTTTTAGGGATTTAGGAAGAATGGTTCATTTTTGTTTGACAAGAAGCTATTTATAATAATaccatttcttttgtttttatcaatcatattaatttaccaaaacaatttaaatctaaaaactaaaattaaaacagaaaatatttgttttggaaatattttttttaaaaatatatatatttaataatttaaagattataatataaatttgcaTCTGAAGTAAAAACTTACTACCTATATTTtgaaccaagaaaaaaaagttacaatCTCTCAATTACGCTTTTAGcagataatataataaattagacAATCTTTGCATAACTTTTTATATCATAAACTGATATTTAACaaagtatattaaaataataataaaattaattaatttagttatgtTAATATCTTACTATATTTTACCAAAATTATATTCTTATGTAATTCTTATACTTTGAGAAACAGATCCTTTAAATGAATATAAATCTAGTAATCACTTATAAGAATACTacaattagttttaaaatatttagtacactgattatatttaaaatatttaatttaaaaataaatataaaagatatgaAATGAAAGTAAAACTACCAGTTATCATAAAAAGTTATCAAATCTAAAAGTTAGTTTTTATGTATTCTACTGGTGACACATATGTCATAATTTAGTATTTAATaactttataaaattataattataaatatgaaatctatTAGTTACTCTTAAAAATCTTGtgtatataaataaagaaaCAGAAATCAAAGAATTGTTTTTACGAAGCATTGACTTAGCATTGAAAAAACTTTTGGAGTGAACCCACGAATAAACCTAGTTGATCTATCATCAACCCACCCAAGGTCATCTATTTCATAGGATGAAAAAAGGATTGAACATTCGTATTTAGCAGAGCTCATCGTGGAACAAGACTGCTTGATTATTTGTGATCTGTCTCCCCTAAACTTCGAATGTAAATTTAATATGTCGGTGATAATGTGATATCATCACACAAGAACTGTCATGATTgttgataatttatttacatGTTAGGCGGTTTTTGTTGTCATTATAGATGGGTTATTCGTAAATAATTCTCCAACGATAAATTCTTTCTTGGACCCAATAAGATAAAGTCGGTCGAGAAAACTCTTATAAGTTATACATTCTCTGTTATAATCAAATGATTAAAACTGAATTTAAGCTAAAGAGAAGTAATTAAACATATCcgaaatataagtttttttgtaGTAATCAAACATCcgaaatataagttttttttttgtagtaatCAAACACATCcgaaatataagttttttttgggtACTAAACATAACAAGCAAACAAGCCgaaattcataaaataaaatactaaaccaGAATTCCTCTCACATCTGATGTGCCCACCCAGTGATCGTTGAGAGAGTGGCTGACCTGAAACGGTAACGCAAACGGGTCCAGGCACTACCTTTGGGTTTTGGATAGGGCAAGGCTTTGACCACCAGTGTGCAGCCTCCTAGGTCGGTTCCAGACAGCTGAACCGCTCGGTTGTTGGAGCCTAGTCCGTAGAAGTAGACCAGGGCACGGCtgcaaagaaaaagataaaaaaaaggaaactaagcGAATTGGGGTTTGTAACAAACTAGAGAAAAGTTCTAACTTCTAACCTGTTAAGAACGAAAACGTCGTCGGTAATCTCGCCACATGTGGAGAAATGGTTAGTCAAAGCATTCTTCAAATCATCTTTAGTAAGTGAAGTGTCATATCCAGTAACGGATATGCCTTCGCTACTGCAAGAGTAAAAAAAATGCATTGTATTATATTGTTTACACAACTTACATAAGCCGAAAATGTCAACagcataaataataacttaccGCTTTCTTCGATTATGTGCCACGCTCCTAGCAGCGAGTACATCAGTACTCAACCCAGTGCTGAGTCACTGAGTTCTGAAGGCAAACTCGTAACGACAATCTTACTTCCTCCAATGTCACTTCCATTGAGTTGCAAGGCTTTGTCTCCTGCGCCTTCTCCACGAAGGATAACAATACACGACCTCTGGAGTGCATTTGTCACTGGATCTCTGCGAATCTGGATGTTGTGGACTTCTCCACATGTCTTGAAAAGACTCTCCAAAGCCCGGTAGAGATCAATAGGTTTAAGGGAAGTACTGTACCCTTCAACACCGATCCTTATCCTAATTGTTCAATAGAATCAATTAGCAAACACATTTGAAAGTGAAggtatttatcttttattactTCACGTCTTTACATCAGaatcataatataaatatacacaTACATTAGCTAGACCAAATAATATAGCTATTCAATCTAAACCAAATAATAGAATATTTATTGGTATCTATCAACATTACACAAAATCTCCAAAaagcaaaggaaaaaaagaaaacagaaatcTATTTACCTGCTTTTGACGTAATCATAGTACGACTTCATAACGTCGACATACTTATCACCGTACAAAGTCCTCTTCCCctatattataagaaaatgtaATTAGAatcctttaaaaaataatatatatatatatatatatgtatattaatttaaaaaccgaAAAAGATTGGGGACCAGAACAGAACAATCGCCGACAAAAACAAACAGGAACAAAAGAGTTAGGAGAAGACTTGGgtaagagagatagagaagaaaCATGCACTGAGTTTGGGAAGAGATAAACAGCGGGTCTTTGAAGCTCGAACAATAATCAAAAGCAAAGAAAAGACCGCCGGAAGCAAAAGATAGTtttgagagaaaagaaaaacggaGTGACGACGCCGTTAGATGCGCGGAGAAGAAAAACTCACCGTGTACGGAGCAGAAACCCGAGAAGAAGATTCGGATCTCTCCATCGAGGCGTTGAGAAATCGATCATACGAGAAGAAGGTTCGGATCTCTCCATGGACTTTGATAAGATCGATACTTTTGTCTTTAGGGATTTTAGGAAGAATATCTTATTTTCTGGCTCAGACTTTCAGGAACTTTAtacttggttttttttttttgggttcaaaTTATACTTAGTGATTTAAAggttattattaatataaataatatacagctaagcaaaataaaaagaatataaaaggcaccgttcttttttttttgtacgtTGGAAAAAAGATAGTGGATGGTATTTGtggtaaaaactttaaaaagtaCTGTAGagaaaaatttcatttttcggAAAGAGAAATGTAAAGCGcaaatagatttttttgaaGGTTGAAGAAAAACGATAGTGGAGAGCTTTTCTGGTAAAATAGTTGTACAGAAAAGAGTAGGGTACAGAAAAATGAAGTTTTTCGGAAAGAGAAATGTAAAaaagcaaatatatatttttgtaggttgaagaaaaaaagatagTGGAGAGCTTTTCTGATAAAATAGTGGTCAGAGTCTTTTGAAAAACACTCATCATGCGATGCAATGTAAGAGGAAACGCCTCGTGCTGGGACCCACAAATATCAATATCCTGAACAACCGTTTATGGAGCAACTcgattataatttttatgtgaTTAATTTACTTTAATTGAATGGAATAATCATTCTACCAATCccaaaaataattagataaaataCAGAGAAAAAAAGTGTTCTTTAACAAATTTGTGAccaattatgttttaataaataaaataaactttattatatttttgatgtatGTCTTAATTCTTTCACTTTTTAAACAGAAGaagttattttttaattatttctttatttcactttcactattttatttatttttaattcactGGTTTCTATTAGTTCACCAATCAcagtttctatatatatgttttaaagctacaaaatatttaattttaaatatgtgtaaTACACAGAATAAATTAGTGCCAATGTTCTTTTGTGTACATAGAGAAATAGAGAAAGAAACTCACCATATACGGAGTAGAAACCCGAGAAGATTGTGATCTTTCTATGAAGAAGAacaatacttttatttttagagaTTTAGGAAGGATGGCTCTTTTTTGGAGGGGGAGGGGCAAGAAGCTATTTATAATaccatttcttttgttttatatcaatcgtattaatttaccaaaataatttaaatcaacagactaaaattaaaacagaaaacatatttttaggagatatttttataaaaaactgtatatttaacaatttaaaggttataatataaatttgcaTCTAAAGTAAAAAACTTACAATCTCTACCGATCATgcttttagataatataataaattggaCAGTCTTTACATAGTTTTTATATCATAAACTGATAAAATTACTTAATTTAGTTATgctaatatattatgttttaccAAAGTTACATTCTTAACTAAGTCTTATACTTTCAGAAATAGACTTTAAATGAATATAAATCTAGtaatcattattaaaaaatcttgcacataaataatttatttaaaataaaataggaatatataataaataaaacatgaaaccATATTTACTTATAAGAATACTacaattagtttttaaatttatgatacactaattatatttaaaatatttattcaaaaataaatataaaagatatgaAATGAAAGTAAAACTATCAGTTATCATAAAAAGTTATCAGATCTAAAAGttagtttttaactttttagcTAGTGGTGACACATTAAATGTCATAATTTAGTATTTAATATAActctatatataaatagaattataaatatgaaaatctaTTAGTTACTCTTAAAAATCtgtgtatataaataaataagcaGAAAAATATCAAAGAATTGTCTTTACGAAGCATTGACTACTTAGCATTGAAAAGATTTTTTGGAGTGACCCACTTTTAGTTATGAATCAGTTATTTCTTACCGATAATGCCATTTAGAACCAAAATACAGAAACAGAATCCTTCACGCGTTTCTATAAGTGATTAGGTCTTTTTCATCATGATTGCATTGAACTTTGTCTAGTAGACACAATTGCACTTTAATATTTATAGTGTTCACATATTATCCAttctcatataattttattagaagCTGTCACATTACACCACTAGGAGTACTTGATATTATATACtatagtatagtattagatttTGTCACAGATGTTATATCATATACTGTATAATATAATAGATTTGTCGTTGGTTTCTCTTACTGTATAAGTTGTTCATGTAAATAGTTTTCAGCACAAAAGGTCATCACTACAAATATCCAATTACCGAAACAATTAAACGCGTACCGATAGATGTTGATAAGTTATGAAACAGCAAAAGATGGATCGAAGTAAAGTAAtagaaatcatttatataaataggGGGTAGAGATAGAGGCATCGCCATAGCAGGCCCTAGATCATTTCGGCACCGATCACATAATGACATATGCTCCAATCAGCTCGACAAACTTGACAATGATTCCTTTACCCATCTCAACATTCATGAAGCCACCGTTGATTATGTAAACACAGTAAGCCCAACAAGAGAGATGGGCTCAGGTGATGAGTTGAAGACTAAGGCCCAGTCAAAGATCTCAACGGCTAAGACTACAAAACGTGAAGACAAAGCTTCCTCTACTGCAAGACAGAGTACGAACTCTAGCATTAAAATGCAGAACAGGTTTTGTCTTCTTACAGACAAAGACTCATGAGATCTACTTTACAGCTGAGCAGAATATGCTACAGTATATTCTATTAGGGCTTTTGTATTCACCTCATGTATAAATAAACAATCTTgtaatctcttcttctctaagcAATGAGAATGAATATTTGATAAACCCTAGCTTTTACTCTGTCCTTC
The window above is part of the Brassica napus cultivar Da-Ae chromosome C3, Da-Ae, whole genome shotgun sequence genome. Proteins encoded here:
- the LOC125584044 gene encoding nucleolin 1-like, whose product is MERSESSSRVSAPYTGKRTLYGDKYVDVMKSYYDYVKSRIRIGVEGYSTSLKPIDLYRALESLFKTCGEVHNIQIRRDPVTNALQRSCIVILRGEGAGDKALQLNGSDIGGSKIVVTSLPSELSDSALG
- the LOC106426348 gene encoding nucleolin 1-like encodes the protein MKSHYDYYKSRIRIGVEGYSTSLKPIDLYRALESLFKTCGEVHNIQIRRDPVTNALQRSCIVILRGEGAGDKALQLNGSDIGGSKIVVTSLPPELSELSTGLSTDVLAARSVAHNRRKRSEGISVTGYDTSLTKDDLKNALTNHFSTCGEITDVFVLNSRALVYFYGLGSNNRAVQLSGTDLGGSTLVVKALPYPKPKGSAWTRLRYRFRSATLSTITGWAHQM